Proteins from a genomic interval of Paenibacillus sp. FSL H8-0048:
- a CDS encoding NUDIX hydrolase, which translates to MVQEILTTFDEHGNRTGTAPRDEVHRQGLWHETFHCWFVRKDESGLMICLQLRSQQKKDYAGLLDITAAGHLLAEETALDGIREVQEELGLAIAFDELQPLGVIPYQMDSAGFLDRERAHVYVYESRYALSAFTPQLEEVAGIVEARFADFRSFISGADNKLHVQGFQINGNGERTDIDELVDFTRFVPHEREYFRRVIEGIERLYG; encoded by the coding sequence ATGGTCCAGGAAATATTGACTACCTTTGATGAGCATGGCAATAGAACCGGGACTGCTCCCCGGGACGAGGTTCACCGCCAGGGCCTCTGGCATGAGACCTTCCACTGCTGGTTTGTCCGTAAGGATGAGAGCGGGCTGATGATCTGCCTCCAGCTACGCAGTCAGCAAAAGAAAGATTATGCCGGTCTGCTCGACATCACCGCTGCCGGACATCTGCTGGCGGAGGAGACGGCTTTGGACGGTATCCGCGAGGTGCAGGAGGAGCTGGGGCTTGCGATAGCTTTTGACGAGCTGCAGCCGCTTGGGGTCATCCCTTACCAGATGGATTCTGCCGGATTCTTGGACCGTGAACGGGCGCATGTATATGTCTATGAGAGCCGCTATGCACTCAGTGCATTCACTCCACAGCTGGAAGAAGTGGCAGGCATCGTAGAGGCCCGCTTCGCTGACTTCCGCAGCTTCATCTCGGGAGCAGACAACAAGCTTCATGTGCAAGGCTTCCAGATTAACGGGAACGGTGAACGAACGGACATCGATGAACTGGTGGACTTCACGCGCTTTGTGCCGCATGAGCGTGAATATTTTAGGCGGGTGATTGAGGGGATTGAGCGGTTGTACGGTTAA
- a CDS encoding YolD-like family protein: MAYWRQSVAKAKVAKRPTRDEFVLEELGNQLVEAKQEDSEILLTVWGKEEEVRGVIVEMDSRTGRVHVRNNEEIIKVPFMDIMQINYPRD, from the coding sequence ATGGCTTACTGGAGGCAAAGTGTGGCGAAGGCAAAAGTGGCAAAACGTCCAACCCGCGACGAATTCGTGCTTGAGGAGCTGGGCAACCAGCTGGTAGAGGCGAAGCAGGAGGATTCTGAGATTCTGCTGACCGTCTGGGGGAAGGAAGAAGAGGTGCGCGGGGTGATTGTAGAGATGGATTCGCGTACCGGCAGAGTGCATGTCAGAAATAACGAAGAGATTATTAAGGTGCCGTTCATGGACATTATGCAAATCAATTACCCCCGGGATTAA
- a CDS encoding aminoglycoside phosphotransferase family protein, with translation MNPYDEEKLTGGNVNEIIRKADTVRRPTGSWSTSIHALLQHLEQQNFAGAPRFLGVDEAEREILSFLPGEVPGNAYPELEPYMWSEEALTGLARLLRSYHDATEGFVANSIHTEWQLPYADPAAHEVICHNDAALYNVVFEHRVPVALIDFDMAGPGPRLWDIAYTLYTSVPLARFAPDYLTGSTVPYQADLHAADRQRRIELFFEAYGLAVPEDLHDWLTRRLTAMCHTLKKEAEAGNPAFVKMVEEGHLAHYERELQFIADHYSEWTTAAL, from the coding sequence ATGAACCCGTACGATGAAGAGAAATTAACCGGCGGAAATGTAAATGAAATCATCCGCAAGGCAGACACTGTCCGCCGTCCCACCGGGAGCTGGAGCACGAGTATTCATGCACTGCTTCAGCATTTGGAGCAGCAGAATTTCGCTGGAGCCCCCCGGTTCCTGGGCGTAGATGAAGCAGAGCGCGAGATTCTATCCTTTCTTCCCGGCGAGGTTCCGGGCAACGCTTATCCTGAGCTGGAGCCGTACATGTGGTCCGAAGAGGCCCTTACGGGGCTGGCGCGCCTGTTACGCAGCTATCATGATGCAACGGAGGGTTTTGTAGCGAATAGTATACATACGGAGTGGCAGCTCCCCTATGCCGATCCTGCGGCACATGAAGTGATCTGCCATAATGACGCGGCGCTGTACAACGTGGTGTTTGAGCATCGTGTGCCTGTGGCGCTGATTGATTTTGACATGGCCGGTCCGGGCCCGCGCCTATGGGATATTGCCTATACCCTCTACACCTCGGTTCCGCTCGCCCGTTTTGCTCCTGACTATCTGACAGGCTCCACGGTACCTTACCAGGCAGACCTGCATGCGGCAGACCGGCAGCGGCGGATTGAGCTGTTTTTTGAAGCCTATGGACTCGCGGTCCCGGAAGATCTGCATGACTGGCTGACCCGGAGGCTCACGGCTATGTGCCATACGCTGAAGAAGGAGGCCGAGGCGGGCAACCCTGCATTTGTCAAAATGGTAGAGGAAGGCCATCTGGCCCACTATGAGCGCGAGCTGCAATTCATCGCTGACCATTATAGCGAATGGACTACTGCAGCTCTTTGA
- the kduI gene encoding 5-dehydro-4-deoxy-D-glucuronate isomerase has product MERRFASHPNEVKQFDTERLRKEFHIPVIFAPDELKLVLTHEDRMIVGGANPVNGEVVLTTDLKELGVTYFLERRELGIINVGGPGSVVVDGTEYEVDFKECLYVGQGSKDVIFKSADSAKPAKFYLNSAPAHQSYPTTKTTLAESESGAMGGLENSNERTIHRFIHTNGVQSAQLVMGMTQLKPGSMWNTMPSHTHPRRMEAYFYFDLPDDSIVFHLMGEPTETRHIVMHNEQAVISPSWSIHSGVGTHNYTFIWSMAGDNKRYDDMDPVGMKELQ; this is encoded by the coding sequence ATGGAAAGACGTTTTGCATCACATCCGAATGAAGTGAAGCAGTTTGACACTGAGCGCCTGCGCAAGGAGTTCCATATCCCGGTGATCTTTGCACCAGACGAGCTGAAGCTTGTGCTGACGCATGAAGACCGCATGATCGTTGGCGGAGCGAATCCGGTGAACGGCGAGGTGGTTCTGACTACGGACCTCAAGGAGCTTGGCGTAACTTACTTCCTGGAACGCCGTGAGCTGGGAATCATCAATGTCGGCGGCCCGGGTTCGGTGGTTGTGGACGGGACTGAATATGAGGTTGATTTCAAGGAATGCCTGTATGTGGGCCAAGGCTCGAAGGATGTTATTTTCAAGAGCGCGGACAGTGCTAAGCCGGCAAAATTCTATCTGAATTCCGCTCCGGCGCATCAGTCCTACCCGACTACGAAGACTACGCTGGCTGAATCCGAATCCGGGGCTATGGGCGGTCTGGAAAATTCCAACGAACGGACAATTCATCGCTTCATCCACACGAACGGCGTGCAGAGCGCACAGCTTGTAATGGGGATGACTCAGCTGAAGCCGGGCAGCATGTGGAACACCATGCCATCGCACACACATCCGCGCCGGATGGAAGCCTACTTCTATTTCGATCTGCCGGACGATTCCATCGTCTTCCACCTGATGGGCGAACCGACCGAGACCCGCCATATTGTCATGCACAATGAACAGGCTGTCATCTCGCCAAGCTGGTCCATTCACAGCGGTGTAGGCACACATAACTATACCTTCATATGGAGCATGGCCGGTGACAACAAGCGTTACGATGATATGGACCCCGTAGGGATGAAAGAATTACAATAG
- the ybaK gene encoding Cys-tRNA(Pro) deacylase yields the protein MNKTNAMRILDARKISYTIHSYDNEDGLIHGTAVAEKIGLPPEVVFKTLVAHSGPQPYVYVIPVAEELDLKRAARAAGVKKIELLPLKELLKHTGYVRGGCSPVGMKKLYPTFIHSSAAELEVIAVSGGRIGVQMELEPKLLAEAVSAVFTELVKE from the coding sequence ATGAACAAAACGAATGCCATGCGCATACTGGATGCAAGGAAGATAAGCTACACCATTCATAGCTACGACAATGAGGACGGGCTCATTCACGGAACAGCGGTTGCTGAGAAGATTGGCCTGCCTCCTGAAGTAGTATTCAAGACACTGGTCGCACACAGCGGGCCGCAGCCGTACGTCTATGTGATCCCGGTTGCTGAGGAGCTGGATCTGAAGAGAGCCGCCAGAGCCGCCGGAGTGAAGAAGATCGAGCTGCTGCCGCTGAAGGAGCTGCTGAAGCATACGGGATACGTGCGCGGGGGCTGTTCCCCTGTCGGCATGAAGAAGCTCTATCCTACGTTCATTCACAGCAGTGCGGCGGAGCTTGAGGTCATTGCAGTCAGCGGAGGCCGGATCGGCGTTCAGATGGAGCTTGAGCCGAAGCTGCTGGCTGAAGCGGTGTCTGCGGTTTTTACGGAGCTGGTTAAAGAGTAG
- a CDS encoding ABC transporter ATP-binding protein, whose protein sequence is MENIRFEGVRKSFGDVAAVNGLDLSIAEGEVYALLGHNGAGKTTTLRLLLGLLEPDGGEVNVFGRNPIQEGHSVRGLCGVLSEDTGLYESLTVWDNLMYYADIYGMSRVESSSRIDELLRTFELHEKKRTMIKGLSTGMKKKVALIRAILHKPRLLILDEPTNGLDPVNTTDLRKMLLRLAKNEGTTIIMTTHHLEEVQKLCDRITILRHGRSIFTDSILALRDSEHYMENGQFSLEKLYMEIEQGGDR, encoded by the coding sequence ATGGAGAATATACGGTTCGAAGGGGTCAGAAAGTCCTTTGGCGATGTCGCTGCCGTAAACGGGCTGGATCTGAGTATTGCGGAGGGCGAGGTTTACGCACTGCTGGGGCATAATGGAGCGGGAAAGACCACAACGCTTCGCCTGCTGCTTGGTTTGCTGGAGCCTGACGGCGGGGAGGTCAATGTTTTTGGGCGGAATCCTATACAGGAGGGGCATAGCGTGCGCGGGCTATGTGGCGTTTTATCTGAAGATACAGGGCTGTACGAGTCTTTGACCGTCTGGGATAACCTGATGTATTACGCTGATATTTATGGTATGAGCCGTGTAGAATCTAGTAGCCGTATTGACGAGCTGCTGCGGACATTTGAACTGCATGAGAAGAAACGAACGATGATTAAGGGCTTGTCTACCGGCATGAAGAAAAAGGTTGCCCTGATCCGGGCCATACTGCATAAACCGCGCCTTCTGATCCTGGATGAGCCGACGAATGGGCTTGACCCTGTCAATACAACCGATCTAAGGAAGATGTTATTGCGGCTGGCAAAGAATGAGGGGACCACCATCATTATGACCACGCATCACCTGGAAGAGGTCCAAAAGCTGTGCGATAGAATCACGATTCTGAGGCACGGGCGGAGTATTTTTACCGATTCCATCTTAGCGCTCCGGGACAGCGAGCATTACATGGAGAACGGACAATTCAGTCTTGAGAAGCTATACATGGAGATAGAGCAGGGGGGAGACCGATGA
- the aspA gene encoding aspartate ammonia-lyase, with product MTETEYRLEKDFLGSKQVEHQAYYGIQTLRAVENFPITGYRVHHELIKAMGIVKKSAALANMEIGRLYKGLGEVIVQAADEVIAGNWDEQFIVDPIQGGAGTSLNMNANEVIANRALELLGKAKGDYLQLSPNTHVNMAQSTNDAFPTAIHIATLSLLEQLLITMRMMHGVFLQKAAEFDSVIKMGRTHLQDAVPIRLGQEFEAYSRVLERDIQRIEHTRGHLYEVNMGATAVGTGLNADPRYITRVVELLAEISGLPLVSAEHLVDATQNTDAYTEVSASLKVCMMNMSKIANDLRLMASGPRSGFNEITLPARQPGSSIMPGKVNPVMAEVINQVAFQVIGNDHTICLAAQAGQLELNVMEPVMVFNLIQSISIMNNSFRVFTDYCLAGIEANKEKLAREVERSVGIITAVNPHLGYEVVSRIAREAILTGESVRALCLKYNVLSEEELNLILDPYEMTHPGIAGAALLNHE from the coding sequence ATGACAGAGACAGAATATCGGCTGGAGAAGGATTTTTTGGGCAGCAAGCAGGTGGAGCATCAGGCCTATTACGGGATACAGACCCTCCGGGCGGTGGAGAATTTCCCGATTACCGGCTACCGTGTACATCATGAATTAATCAAGGCGATGGGGATTGTCAAAAAATCCGCTGCGCTCGCCAACATGGAAATCGGCCGCCTCTATAAGGGCCTTGGTGAGGTCATCGTGCAAGCGGCAGACGAGGTGATCGCGGGGAACTGGGATGAGCAGTTCATCGTCGATCCGATTCAAGGCGGCGCGGGCACCTCGCTGAATATGAATGCCAATGAAGTGATTGCGAACCGTGCGCTGGAGCTGCTGGGCAAGGCCAAGGGGGATTACCTGCAGCTTAGTCCGAACACTCATGTGAATATGGCGCAATCAACGAACGATGCGTTTCCGACGGCGATTCATATTGCCACGCTATCGCTGCTGGAGCAGCTGCTGATCACGATGCGGATGATGCACGGGGTGTTTTTGCAGAAGGCGGCTGAATTCGATTCTGTGATAAAAATGGGGCGGACCCACTTGCAGGATGCGGTGCCGATCCGTCTGGGACAGGAATTCGAGGCGTACAGCCGGGTGCTGGAGCGTGATATTCAGCGGATCGAGCATACGCGGGGCCATCTCTATGAGGTGAACATGGGCGCGACCGCCGTAGGTACCGGACTGAACGCCGATCCCCGGTATATTACGCGGGTCGTTGAGCTGCTGGCTGAGATCAGCGGTCTGCCGCTGGTCAGCGCGGAGCATCTGGTGGATGCTACGCAGAATACGGATGCCTATACCGAAGTCTCAGCGTCCCTGAAGGTCTGCATGATGAATATGTCCAAAATCGCCAATGATCTGCGCCTGATGGCCTCCGGCCCGCGTTCCGGTTTCAATGAAATTACGCTGCCGGCCCGCCAGCCGGGATCATCCATCATGCCCGGCAAGGTGAATCCGGTGATGGCCGAGGTGATTAACCAGGTGGCTTTTCAGGTGATTGGCAATGATCATACGATCTGCCTCGCCGCTCAGGCCGGTCAACTGGAGCTGAACGTGATGGAGCCGGTGATGGTGTTCAATCTGATTCAATCGATTAGCATCATGAACAATTCCTTCCGGGTGTTCACCGACTATTGTCTGGCAGGGATCGAAGCCAATAAGGAGAAGCTTGCGCGTGAGGTGGAGCGAAGCGTCGGCATCATTACCGCAGTGAACCCGCATCTGGGATATGAGGTCGTCTCGCGGATTGCCAGGGAAGCTATTCTGACCGGAGAATCGGTGCGGGCCTTGTGTCTGAAGTACAATGTGCTGAGCGAAGAGGAGCTGAACCTGATTCTGGACCCGTATGAAATGACCCATCCCGGCATCGCGGGGGCGGCGCTTTTGAATCATGAATAA
- a CDS encoding beta-galactosidase, giving the protein MSSKVPAISSKAPVMLHGADYNPEQWLKYPGVLEEDIRMMKLAGCNVMSVGIFSWVSLEREEGVFNFEWMDQLLDRFAENGIYAFLATPSGARPAWMSEKYPEVLRVERNRVRNLHGVRHNHCFTSPVYREKTALINSKLAERYAHHPAVIGWHISNEFGGECHCNYCQDAFRDWLKAKYNNDLDEVNHAWWATFWSHTYTSWEQIESPAPHGETQVHGLNLDWRRFVSDQTINFCQHEIDAVRGFNPDLPVTTNMHMIDGVDYRNMAKILDVVSWDAYPDWGYTEDDDDARLAAWTAMHHDMYRSFKKKPFLLMESTPSLTNWQIVSKLKRPGMHKLSSLQAVAHGSDSVQYFQWRKSRGSSEKFHGAVIDHSGHTETRVFKDVAEVGRTLAGLEEVVGTTTPAETAILFDWDNRWAVKDAQGIRNSGLKYEETVLQHYRGLWELGIPVDVVGSGDDLSGYKLVIAPMLYLISEENGKRIEKYVEQGGTFLATYWSGVVGETDLCHLGGFPGPLRRTLGIWAEETEGLHSRDLNGLVLDPGNSLKLSGEYDAHEIAELIHLEGAEALGHYRSDFYAGRPALTVNKLGAGKAYHLATRVKDAQFYVDLYAAITGKERISRTLNAELPTGVTAQLRSDGEHEYVFVQNFSGSEQVVTLDGQAYTDVESGAAAPAELKLAVNGLAILKRAAAKA; this is encoded by the coding sequence ATGAGCAGCAAAGTTCCTGCAATCAGCAGCAAGGCTCCTGTAATGCTTCACGGTGCCGACTATAATCCCGAGCAATGGCTGAAATATCCGGGGGTGCTGGAAGAAGATATCCGCATGATGAAGCTGGCAGGCTGCAATGTCATGTCTGTCGGAATTTTCTCCTGGGTATCGCTGGAGCGCGAAGAAGGGGTATTTAACTTTGAGTGGATGGATCAGCTCCTGGACCGTTTTGCCGAGAATGGAATTTACGCCTTCCTGGCGACTCCGAGCGGTGCGCGTCCGGCATGGATGTCCGAGAAGTATCCTGAAGTGCTGCGGGTGGAACGGAACCGGGTGCGCAACCTGCACGGCGTCCGTCATAATCACTGCTTCACTTCACCGGTCTACCGTGAAAAAACAGCGCTGATCAACTCCAAGCTGGCTGAGCGTTACGCGCATCATCCGGCAGTGATCGGCTGGCATATCTCTAATGAATTCGGCGGCGAATGTCACTGTAATTACTGTCAGGATGCCTTCAGAGACTGGCTTAAGGCGAAATACAATAATGATCTGGATGAGGTGAATCACGCTTGGTGGGCTACCTTCTGGAGCCATACGTATACTTCATGGGAACAGATCGAATCCCCTGCTCCGCATGGTGAGACACAGGTTCATGGGCTTAACCTGGACTGGCGCCGGTTCGTAAGCGATCAGACAATCAACTTCTGCCAGCATGAGATTGATGCGGTGCGCGGCTTCAACCCTGACCTGCCGGTGACTACCAACATGCACATGATTGACGGCGTGGACTACCGCAATATGGCTAAGATCCTTGATGTGGTATCTTGGGATGCTTACCCGGATTGGGGATATACCGAGGACGATGATGACGCCCGCTTGGCCGCCTGGACAGCGATGCATCATGACATGTACCGCAGCTTCAAAAAGAAGCCGTTCCTGCTCATGGAAAGCACGCCTTCCCTCACGAACTGGCAGATTGTCAGCAAGCTGAAGCGTCCGGGCATGCACAAGCTGTCCTCACTCCAGGCAGTTGCGCATGGTTCTGATTCCGTACAATATTTCCAGTGGCGCAAAAGCCGCGGCTCCAGTGAGAAATTCCACGGTGCAGTGATCGACCATAGCGGACATACGGAGACCCGTGTCTTCAAGGATGTAGCTGAGGTGGGCCGTACCCTGGCGGGACTGGAGGAAGTTGTAGGTACTACAACTCCTGCTGAGACGGCCATTCTGTTCGACTGGGATAACCGCTGGGCGGTGAAGGATGCCCAAGGTATCCGCAATTCCGGCCTGAAATATGAAGAGACGGTGCTTCAGCATTACCGGGGACTGTGGGAACTGGGAATTCCGGTAGATGTGGTAGGCTCAGGCGATGACCTGTCCGGCTATAAGCTGGTGATTGCTCCAATGCTGTATCTGATCAGCGAAGAGAACGGGAAGCGGATTGAGAAATACGTTGAGCAGGGCGGAACCTTCCTGGCTACCTATTGGTCGGGAGTGGTCGGCGAGACCGATCTGTGTCACCTGGGCGGCTTCCCGGGACCGCTGCGCAGAACACTGGGCATTTGGGCCGAAGAGACAGAAGGCCTGCACAGCCGCGACCTGAACGGTCTGGTGCTTGACCCCGGCAACAGCTTGAAGCTGAGCGGGGAATACGATGCACATGAGATCGCCGAGCTGATTCACCTGGAAGGCGCTGAGGCGCTGGGTCATTACCGCAGCGACTTCTACGCCGGACGTCCTGCACTCACTGTGAACAAGCTGGGAGCAGGTAAGGCCTATCATCTGGCAACACGTGTGAAGGACGCGCAGTTCTATGTGGATCTGTACGCTGCAATTACCGGAAAAGAGCGGATCAGCCGCACCCTGAACGCTGAGCTTCCGACCGGAGTAACCGCCCAACTGCGTTCCGACGGCGAGCATGAGTATGTATTCGTGCAGAATTTCAGCGGCTCCGAGCAAGTAGTGACGCTGGACGGACAAGCCTACACTGATGTAGAATCCGGCGCAGCAGCTCCGGCCGAGTTGAAGCTGGCAGTGAACGGACTTGCAATTCTGAAGCGTGCAGCGGCTAAAGCATAA
- a CDS encoding DeoR/GlpR family DNA-binding transcription regulator → MNPIRRHEMIMEVMLNQKDVTVNELSDKLQVTGKTIREDLSKLEEQGLIMRVHGGAVLAQSDQFGILPLRNPLDKYAEEKTEIARRALAHIAPDDIIALDGGSTTLEIARRLDNIPLTVITNDVYIISELVPRDNIRLVVPGGYRVRNMLAGPEAVSYVQKLNIQKAFLSATAVHIEHGLSIYTGDLIDFKQALVSTARQVFAACDHHKFGQTALRTFASLQEVDVLLTDSGLAPETAELFRKAGINIECG, encoded by the coding sequence ATGAACCCGATACGGCGGCACGAGATGATTATGGAAGTTATGCTGAACCAGAAGGATGTAACCGTGAACGAATTGAGCGACAAGCTCCAGGTCACCGGCAAAACGATCCGCGAGGACTTAAGCAAGCTGGAGGAACAAGGACTGATTATGCGCGTCCATGGCGGCGCCGTGCTGGCCCAGAGTGATCAGTTCGGCATTCTGCCCCTGCGCAATCCGCTGGATAAATACGCTGAGGAGAAGACGGAGATTGCCCGGCGTGCGCTGGCGCATATCGCTCCGGATGACATCATAGCCCTGGACGGCGGAAGCACAACGCTTGAGATTGCCCGGCGGCTGGACAATATCCCCCTTACGGTCATTACCAATGATGTCTACATCATCAGTGAGCTGGTTCCCAGAGACAACATCCGGCTGGTCGTTCCCGGCGGTTATCGTGTCCGCAATATGCTGGCCGGTCCCGAAGCGGTGTCCTATGTACAAAAGCTTAATATTCAAAAAGCCTTTCTCTCGGCCACAGCCGTTCATATTGAACATGGCCTGTCCATCTATACCGGCGATCTCATAGATTTCAAACAGGCGTTAGTCTCCACGGCCCGTCAGGTGTTCGCCGCATGCGATCATCACAAATTCGGTCAGACCGCACTGCGCACCTTCGCTTCTCTGCAAGAGGTCGATGTGCTGCTGACAGACAGCGGGCTTGCCCCGGAAACCGCCGAGCTGTTCCGCAAGGCTGGCATTAATATTGAATGCGGGTAA
- a CDS encoding helix-turn-helix transcriptional regulator, whose product MKTRIRELRKERRISQEELAKALRVTRHTITSIENEKYIASLPLAYKISKFFGLPIEDIFDFSDVEEIDYEVF is encoded by the coding sequence GTGAAGACAAGAATACGCGAGCTGCGAAAAGAGCGGCGGATTTCCCAAGAGGAGTTGGCTAAAGCACTGCGCGTCACACGCCACACCATCACTTCCATTGAGAATGAAAAGTACATCGCCTCCCTCCCGCTTGCCTATAAAATTTCAAAATTTTTCGGTTTGCCGATCGAGGATATTTTTGATTTTTCAGATGTGGAGGAGATCGACTATGAAGTCTTTTGA
- the kduD gene encoding 2-dehydro-3-deoxy-D-gluconate 5-dehydrogenase KduD, producing MSSLFSLAGKTAIVTGAAQGLGQGIAIAFAEAGADVVSVSLNSSDETVAACEAFGVKALSISADLSDHSKLQGMFDEAVAFTGKVDILVNCAGMIRRTPAKDHSEKDWFDVINLNQNTVFLLSQIVGRHFLERGSGKIINIASMLSYQGGINVPGYTASKHAVAGLTKAFANEWAGSGLNINAIAPGYMATENTAPIRADQSRSDSILDRIPAGRWGTAEDVKGPAVFLASAASDYLNGHILNVDGGWLAR from the coding sequence ATGTCATCTTTATTCAGCTTGGCAGGCAAAACAGCAATCGTAACAGGCGCAGCGCAAGGTCTTGGACAAGGCATTGCCATCGCCTTCGCAGAAGCCGGTGCAGACGTAGTCTCCGTATCTCTTAATTCCAGTGACGAGACCGTAGCAGCCTGTGAAGCTTTTGGCGTCAAAGCACTGAGCATCTCCGCTGACCTCAGCGATCATTCCAAGCTTCAAGGCATGTTCGACGAAGCCGTTGCCTTCACCGGCAAAGTGGATATCCTCGTTAACTGTGCAGGCATGATCCGCCGCACTCCGGCCAAGGACCATAGCGAGAAGGACTGGTTCGATGTTATTAACCTCAACCAGAACACCGTCTTCCTGCTGTCGCAGATTGTCGGACGTCACTTCCTGGAACGGGGAAGCGGCAAAATCATCAACATCGCCTCCATGCTCTCCTACCAGGGCGGCATCAACGTGCCGGGCTACACAGCAAGTAAGCATGCCGTAGCCGGTCTGACCAAAGCCTTCGCCAATGAATGGGCAGGCTCGGGCCTTAACATCAATGCGATTGCTCCAGGCTACATGGCTACCGAGAACACCGCTCCAATCCGTGCGGACCAGAGCCGCTCCGACTCCATCCTTGACCGTATTCCGGCCGGACGCTGGGGAACTGCCGAAGATGTGAAGGGCCCTGCCGTATTCCTGGCCTCCGCCGCTTCCGACTACCTGAACGGCCACATTCTGAATGTGGATGGCGGCTGGTTGGCCAGATAA
- a CDS encoding AraC family transcriptional regulator — MLPFSLIEMPRDLRAFPLYPYSVGRHIQYHHVRPAGFPVHQIFLIRSGSGRFRDLEDGTETVLQPGMAYAFPPDRGHEYYPLSHEPWHVGFIGFHGSQSASVLEGLGLLPSAPFRPERFEECWDMLSGIWHTVNGNSSARQEEQPMQELSVTLYRLLLMLRKSEVATVPATRLENENVRNDALNKAVSLINEHFTEPLLITNLAAAVGYSVQHFQRLFLQEYSVTPHKYLQNLRLQRAMQMLTEDPERPVQDIALNLGMETNYFIRVFRKAHGVTPGVMRSRLHPGKDQY; from the coding sequence ATGCTCCCCTTCTCTCTGATTGAAATGCCGCGTGACCTGCGTGCTTTTCCTCTATACCCGTATTCGGTCGGCCGTCATATCCAGTATCACCATGTGCGTCCTGCCGGATTCCCGGTGCATCAGATTTTTCTGATCCGCAGCGGCAGCGGGCGGTTCCGTGATCTGGAGGATGGCACCGAAACGGTGTTGCAGCCGGGGATGGCCTATGCCTTTCCGCCCGACCGCGGGCATGAATATTATCCGTTATCCCACGAACCATGGCATGTCGGCTTTATCGGATTCCACGGCAGCCAGTCTGCCTCTGTTCTGGAGGGTCTCGGCCTGCTGCCTTCGGCCCCGTTCCGCCCCGAGCGGTTCGAGGAATGCTGGGACATGCTCAGCGGGATCTGGCATACGGTGAACGGGAACAGCTCGGCGCGTCAGGAGGAACAGCCGATGCAGGAGTTGTCGGTGACGCTGTACCGGCTGCTGCTGATGCTGCGCAAAAGTGAAGTCGCAACAGTTCCAGCAACCCGGCTGGAGAACGAAAACGTCCGCAACGATGCGCTTAATAAAGCGGTCAGTCTGATTAACGAGCATTTCACCGAACCGCTGCTGATCACCAACCTGGCGGCGGCTGTCGGTTATTCCGTCCAGCATTTCCAGCGTCTGTTCCTGCAGGAATACAGCGTCACTCCGCATAAATATCTGCAGAACCTGCGGCTGCAGCGCGCCATGCAGATGCTGACCGAGGACCCGGAGCGTCCCGTGCAGGATATCGCCCTCAACCTCGGCATGGAGACCAATTACTTCATCCGGGTCTTCCGCAAGGCCCATGGAGTGACTCCCGGGGTGATGCGCAGCCGGCTGCATCCGGGCAAGGATCAGTATTGA